A single Gammaproteobacteria bacterium DNA region contains:
- a CDS encoding flap endonuclease, with protein sequence MDSSIYVFRAWFTMPDHLTNLDGHAVNAFYGFSDFLAGLLHHEKPVYIACAFDESLALSYRNEIYPAYKANREPAPADLKRQFQFCRELVELAGIANFGSPRFEADDIIGTLSYHMRAEGLTNIIITADKDLTQLLQHQDLWWEYTKDQQLTIADVHKKFGVHPHQIADLLALAGDAVDNIPGIPGIGQKTAANLLTRFESVENLLNNIDKIGAMKFRGAERVQQLVQEHQDLARLSKKLTLIAMDDSLPKEKQALARKPYQADALEAFFERMNFGPHRRQRWHKLLSQ encoded by the coding sequence ATTGATTCTAGTATTTATGTATTTCGCGCATGGTTTACGATGCCTGACCATCTCACTAATCTTGATGGCCATGCCGTCAACGCGTTTTATGGTTTTTCAGATTTTCTTGCCGGTTTATTACATCATGAAAAACCAGTCTACATCGCCTGCGCCTTTGATGAAAGCCTGGCGCTGTCTTATCGCAATGAAATTTATCCCGCTTATAAAGCGAATCGTGAACCCGCACCTGCAGATTTAAAACGACAATTTCAATTTTGCCGTGAATTAGTAGAACTTGCCGGCATTGCGAATTTTGGTAGCCCGCGTTTCGAAGCAGACGATATTATCGGCACGCTTTCTTATCATATGCGCGCTGAAGGCTTAACGAATATTATTATCACCGCTGATAAAGACTTGACTCAATTACTGCAACATCAAGATCTGTGGTGGGAATACACCAAAGACCAACAACTCACCATCGCCGATGTTCACAAAAAATTTGGCGTACATCCGCATCAAATCGCTGACTTATTAGCATTAGCAGGCGATGCGGTAGATAACATTCCTGGCATTCCTGGCATCGGCCAAAAAACCGCTGCGAATTTATTAACGCGTTTTGAATCCGTTGAAAATCTTTTAAACAATATCGACAAAATTGGCGCAATGAAATTTCGTGGCGCAGAACGTGTGCAGCAATTAGTACAAGAGCATCAAGATTTAGCGCGCCTGTCAAAAAAGTTAACCTTGATTGCGATGGATGACTCGTTACCAAAAGAAAAACAGGCTTTAGCGCGCAAACCTTATCAAGCCGATGCTTTAGAAGCATTTTTCGAACGCATGAATTTTGGTCCACATCGTCGCCAACGCTGGCACAAATTACTCAGCCAATAA
- a CDS encoding pseudouridine synthase has product MLVLFNKPFGVLCQFSGDEAPTLANYINIPNVYPAGRLDKDSEGLLLLTDDGALQQRITHPKNKLPKTYWAQIEGVASDEALAQLRKGLMLNDGMTLPAKIERLTAPAVWPRDPPIRYRKNIADSWLSITLVEGRNRQVRRMTAAIGHPTLRLIRYSIGEWTIDQLQPGEYQQL; this is encoded by the coding sequence ATGTTAGTACTATTCAACAAACCCTTTGGCGTGTTATGCCAATTCAGTGGCGATGAAGCGCCTACATTGGCAAACTACATTAACATTCCGAATGTATATCCTGCGGGTCGTCTCGATAAAGACAGTGAAGGTTTGTTGTTATTAACCGATGATGGCGCTTTGCAACAACGCATTACGCATCCCAAAAATAAATTACCAAAAACCTACTGGGCGCAAATAGAAGGCGTGGCCAGTGACGAGGCTTTAGCTCAATTAAGAAAAGGTCTCATGCTAAATGACGGCATGACATTACCCGCAAAAATAGAACGCTTAACAGCACCGGCCGTGTGGCCACGCGATCCGCCGATTCGTTATCGAAAAAATATTGCGGATAGTTGGTTAAGCATTACGTTAGTGGAAGGACGTAATCGACAAGTGCGGCGTATGACAGCAGCGATCGGTCATCCCACATTACGTTTGATTCGTTATTCAATTGGTGAGTGGACAATTGATCAATTACAACCCGGCGAATATCAGCAACTGTAA